Proteins encoded within one genomic window of Halobacteroides halobius DSM 5150:
- a CDS encoding SulP family inorganic anion transporter — protein sequence MKNYNLTSFKDDITAGASVAALSIPQNMAYALIVGVNPIYGIYTSVVSKLIASLVGVSNHMIVGPTNLMSMAIASNLDFVADDNYFSAVLVLTFLVGVFQILFGLFKLGKLVNYISHPVIVGLTTGTAIIIGVGQLSNLFQLSIPNTANIFMTLYFIFGHLEAINPIALSLGLVTIISIIISEIIDERYPTYLVAIAISTLVVYYFGLVDQIKVIGKLPGSLPQFDLPRFDFTFISEIYTKALSVAIVGLIQTLAVVKSLENRSGEEVKVNKEFLGQGLVNLGTSFYNGFASAGSFTNSFINYQAGAKTKLAQTLTAIIIILFIIIFNPILKYIPIASLAALVIVVAMRMIDLDEVIQIFKATKSDLLIFSVTLLATIGLPRLEYAIYLGVLISLGIVLRESSKVNMSHISYDEESDTKLSYTEPEKITEDEYIVIDLIGDLNFSAAENFKEELNSVTAKGFIFRIKNIGRIDITTVKELEKFITKVQKNEKQVFLSGIEEEHYEVLDNLGIIDMIGEDNIFHSKEELLSSTIEAVKSAEDNK from the coding sequence ATGAAAAATTATAATTTAACTTCTTTTAAGGATGATATTACTGCTGGAGCCTCGGTAGCAGCTTTATCTATTCCTCAAAATATGGCGTATGCTTTAATTGTAGGGGTTAATCCAATCTATGGAATATATACTTCGGTTGTATCTAAGTTAATAGCTTCTCTGGTTGGAGTTTCTAATCATATGATAGTTGGCCCTACAAATCTAATGTCTATGGCTATAGCAAGTAACTTAGATTTTGTAGCTGATGATAATTATTTTTCAGCTGTATTAGTCTTAACTTTTTTAGTAGGTGTCTTCCAAATTCTTTTTGGGCTCTTTAAATTAGGGAAATTAGTAAATTATATTTCACATCCTGTTATAGTTGGCTTAACAACTGGGACAGCTATAATTATTGGGGTAGGACAATTAAGTAATTTATTTCAATTATCAATCCCTAATACAGCTAATATCTTTATGACCTTATATTTCATTTTTGGTCATTTAGAGGCTATTAATCCTATAGCTTTAAGTTTAGGTTTGGTAACAATTATTAGTATTATAATTAGCGAAATAATTGATGAAAGATATCCTACTTATTTAGTAGCAATTGCTATTTCCACTTTAGTAGTTTATTACTTTGGATTAGTTGATCAGATTAAAGTGATAGGAAAATTACCTGGATCTTTGCCTCAATTTGATCTTCCAAGGTTTGATTTTACATTTATAAGTGAGATATATACTAAGGCATTATCAGTAGCTATTGTAGGTTTAATTCAGACTTTGGCAGTAGTTAAATCACTAGAGAATAGATCTGGTGAAGAGGTTAAAGTAAATAAAGAGTTTTTGGGCCAAGGCTTAGTTAATTTAGGTACATCTTTTTATAATGGTTTTGCGAGTGCAGGCTCGTTTACTAATTCTTTTATTAATTATCAGGCAGGGGCTAAGACTAAATTGGCCCAGACTCTTACAGCAATTATTATTATTTTATTTATTATAATTTTTAATCCAATTTTAAAGTATATTCCAATTGCTAGTCTAGCTGCTTTAGTAATAGTAGTAGCAATGCGAATGATTGATTTAGATGAGGTTATTCAAATTTTTAAAGCTACTAAGTCGGATTTGCTTATCTTTAGTGTTACTCTTTTGGCTACAATTGGACTTCCTCGTTTGGAGTATGCAATTTACTTGGGAGTATTAATTTCATTAGGCATTGTATTAAGAGAAAGTAGTAAGGTTAATATGTCCCATATTAGTTATGATGAGGAGTCTGATACTAAACTATCTTATACAGAGCCAGAAAAAATAACAGAGGATGAGTACATAGTTATTGATCTAATAGGAGATTTAAACTTTAGTGCAGCAGAAAATTTTAAAGAAGAGTTGAATTCAGTAACAGCTAAAGGATTTATATTTAGGATTAAGAATATTGGTCGGATCGATATAACTACTGTGAAAGAATTAGAGAAGTTTATTACTAAGGTACAAAAAAATGAAAAACAAGTATTTCTATCTGGGATAGAAGAAGAACATTATGAAGTTTTAGATAATTTAGGAATAATAGATATGATTGGAGAAGATAATATTTTTCATTCAAAAGAGGAATTATTATCCTCTACTATTGAAGCAGTCAAATCAGCAGAAGATAATAAATAA
- a CDS encoding Fur family transcriptional regulator has translation MEQLLNWEERLKNKGIRCTKQRIAILKILITSDTPISAQEIFSQLDDSNSKVRLSTVYRNLNQFVAEGIVRKLNFADQKNKFELVDDHHHHLVCLECDEVRPLECPLEQFDNQLSTKTGYKIIEHRIKFYGLCPKCQENKES, from the coding sequence ATGGAGCAATTATTAAATTGGGAAGAAAGATTAAAAAATAAGGGCATTAGATGTACTAAACAAAGGATTGCTATTTTAAAGATATTAATTACTAGTGATACCCCTATATCAGCTCAAGAAATATTTAGTCAATTAGATGATAGTAACTCTAAAGTAAGGTTATCTACAGTTTATCGCAATTTAAATCAATTTGTAGCCGAGGGTATTGTTCGCAAATTGAATTTTGCTGATCAGAAGAATAAATTTGAACTAGTTGATGACCATCATCATCATTTAGTCTGTTTAGAATGTGATGAGGTTCGCCCTTTAGAGTGCCCTTTAGAACAATTTGATAATCAATTAAGTACTAAGACAGGTTATAAAATTATAGAGCATCGGATAAAATTTTATGGCTTATGTCCTAAGTGTCAAGAAAATAAGGAAAGCTGA
- a CDS encoding metal ABC transporter permease, translating into MLEIFTYSFMQRAFIAGNIIAVICPLIGVFLVLKRLSLIGNTLSHVALAGVALGIILGVYPVYMALLISVIAALGIEKLRKNYQDYAELSLSIILATGLGVATVLISLSNNSSGIFSYLFGSISLVTRQDLLTIIPLGVIIVGVIFTFYYGFFFLTFNEGEAKLVGVPVTLLNLLFIILVAITISISMRIIGGLLVSSLLTLPVAASLQVAKSFKETIIYSVIFGLLAVNVGLFISFYQDLAPGGTIILSSVSCLLIVIGYQSFKQFNL; encoded by the coding sequence ATGCTAGAGATTTTTACTTATTCATTTATGCAGCGGGCTTTTATAGCAGGAAATATTATAGCTGTTATTTGTCCTTTGATTGGAGTTTTTCTAGTTTTAAAAAGATTGTCATTAATTGGGAATACTTTATCTCATGTTGCTTTAGCAGGGGTAGCCTTAGGTATAATATTAGGAGTTTATCCAGTTTATATGGCTTTGCTAATTTCTGTTATAGCAGCTTTAGGTATTGAGAAATTAAGAAAGAATTATCAAGACTATGCTGAATTATCATTATCTATTATTTTAGCTACTGGCTTAGGAGTAGCTACAGTATTGATTAGTCTATCTAATAACAGTTCAGGAATTTTTAGTTATTTGTTTGGTAGTATTTCTTTAGTTACAAGGCAGGATTTATTAACCATAATTCCTTTAGGAGTTATAATTGTGGGGGTTATTTTTACTTTTTATTATGGTTTTTTCTTCTTAACTTTCAATGAAGGAGAAGCAAAATTAGTGGGGGTACCAGTTACTTTGCTTAATTTATTATTTATTATTTTAGTAGCTATTACTATTTCTATCTCAATGAGAATTATTGGCGGATTATTAGTTTCATCATTGTTAACTTTACCAGTAGCAGCTAGCTTACAAGTGGCTAAAAGTTTTAAGGAAACAATCATTTATAGTGTTATTTTTGGCTTATTAGCTGTTAATGTGGGATTGTTTATTTCTTTTTATCAAGATTTGGCCCCAGGAGGTACTATTATTTTATCTAGTGTAAGTTGTTTATTAATAGTTATTGGATATCAGAGCTTTAAACAGTTTAATCTATAA